The proteins below come from a single Sander vitreus isolate 19-12246 chromosome 15, sanVit1, whole genome shotgun sequence genomic window:
- the LOC144529935 gene encoding H-2 class II histocompatibility antigen, A-U alpha chain-like, whose protein sequence is MIRTYKPNDIYFKIILILSGAVFIAAQRSHELCQSFGCFDSSDTQLTLTLDGDEVYYADFKKGLLVWDSKIPTSLHIPLAYEIALHCRTVCKDELKRYKPDKYATTKTKEPPEIIIYPRDEVIEEEENTLICFINHFFPPSINIKWTKNAIDINVEDPFNKCINNPDGTFHVFSYLNFVPKEGDIYGCTVEHASLEKPQTKFWEADINQTSISPTVFCGLGLFLGLLGVAAGTFFFVKGKQIS, encoded by the exons ATGATTCGTACATACAAACCGAACGATATATACTTCAAAATTATACTTATTCTCTCAGGAGCAGTTTTTATCGCTGCACAAA GAAGTCATGAGTTATGTCAAAGCTTTGGGTGCTTTGACTCAAGTGATACTCAACTCACTTTGACACTCGATGGTGATGAAGTCTACTATGCTGACTTTAAAAAAGGGCTTCTTGTTTGGGATAGTAAAATCCCTACATCACTCCATATTCCCCTTGCTTACGAAATTGCATTACATTGCCGAACTGTGTGCAAAGATGAATTGAAGCGCTATAAACCAGACAAGTATGCTACAACAAAGACTAAAG AGCCACCAGAAATCATCATCTACCCCAGAGATGAAGTgatagaagaggaagagaataCCCTCATCTGCTTCATCAACCAtttcttccctccctccatcaACATAAAGTGGACCAAGAATGCCATAGACATAAACGTGGAAGATCCTTTCAACAAATGCATAAACAATCCTGATGgaacatttcatgttttctccTACCTAAACTTCGTCCCAAAGGAAGGAGACATCTACGGCTGCACTGTGGAACATGCGTCGCTGGAGAAGCCTCAGACCAAGTTTTGGG AGGCTGACATAAATCAGACTAGTATTAGTCCAACTGTCTTTTGTGGACTTGGCCTGTTCCTTGGACTTCTTGGAGTTGCTGCAGGAACATTCTTTTTTGTGAAAGGAAAACAAATATCTTAG